Proteins encoded by one window of Chiroxiphia lanceolata isolate bChiLan1 chromosome 26, bChiLan1.pri, whole genome shotgun sequence:
- the LIMD2 gene encoding LIM domain-containing protein 2 gives MFQATGAASPPPAHEAKSSSGGSTVQRSKSFSLKAQVKEMCTACQKTVYPMERLVADKFVFHNSCFCCKHCHTKLSLGSYAALHGEFYCKPHFQQLFKSKGNYDEGFGRKQHKELWVHKEVESGTKSA, from the exons ATGTTCCAGGCCACGGGAGCCGCCagcccacccccagcccat gAGGCAAAGAGCAGCTCAGGAGGCAGCACAGTGCAGCGCTCCAAG TCGTTCAGCCTGAAGGCTCAGGTGAAGGAGATGTGCACTGCCTGCCAGAAAACCGTGTACCCCATGGAGCGGCTGGTGGCCGACAAGTTTGTCTTCCACAactcctgcttctgctgcaagCACTGCCACACCAAGCTCAG CCTGGGCAGCTACGCCGCCCTCCACGGGGAGTTCTACTGCAAGCCCCACTTCCAGCAGCTCTTCAAGAGTAAAGGCAACTACGACGAGGGCTTCGGGCGCaagcagcacaaggagctgTGGGTGCACAAGGAGGTGGAGAGCGGCACCAAGTCGGCGTGA